Proteins encoded by one window of Geobacter sp. DSM 9736:
- the hypD gene encoding hydrogenase formation protein HypD: MNYLDQFRDKATVLGLAARIREAVSGREKPMAFMEVCGTHTMSIYQYGIRSLLPAQVRLISGPGCPVCVTPIGYVDKAVAYSRLPRTIVASFGDMLRVPGSSSSLIEERARGADIRIVYSPLDAVKLAQHNPNLRVVFLGVGFETTASPIAGSILAADQLGLDNYFVLANNKTIPYAMEVLTSDPELGIDGYICPAHVSAIIGADAYRALAEEHHVPCVVTGFEPTDIMQGVEMLARQVMEGRCEVEIQYSRVVKREGNRRAQEVLAQVFTVCDAAWRGLGVIPGSGLAIAERYRAFDAEVSIPVTVEEPQEPLACLCGEILKGKASPPQCPLFGAACTPESPVGACMVSSEGTCAAVFKYGL; this comes from the coding sequence ATGAACTATCTTGATCAGTTTCGGGACAAAGCCACCGTTCTTGGGTTGGCGGCAAGGATCCGGGAGGCCGTGTCGGGAAGGGAGAAGCCGATGGCCTTCATGGAGGTTTGCGGCACCCACACCATGTCCATCTATCAATACGGGATTCGCAGCCTGCTCCCCGCCCAGGTCCGCCTCATTTCCGGACCGGGCTGTCCCGTCTGCGTAACTCCCATCGGGTATGTGGACAAGGCTGTTGCATACAGCCGTCTGCCGCGAACCATAGTAGCCAGCTTCGGCGACATGCTTCGGGTTCCCGGCTCCAGTTCGTCGCTGATAGAAGAGCGCGCCCGTGGTGCAGACATCCGCATTGTTTATTCTCCGCTCGATGCCGTCAAGCTGGCGCAGCACAACCCAAACCTCCGGGTGGTATTTCTCGGAGTGGGTTTCGAGACAACCGCATCTCCCATTGCGGGGAGCATTCTGGCAGCTGATCAGCTGGGGCTGGATAATTACTTCGTGCTCGCAAACAACAAGACGATTCCCTATGCGATGGAAGTTCTCACTTCGGATCCGGAACTTGGAATCGACGGTTATATATGCCCTGCCCATGTCAGCGCCATTATCGGTGCGGATGCGTACCGAGCCCTTGCGGAAGAACACCATGTGCCGTGTGTCGTGACCGGTTTCGAGCCGACGGACATAATGCAGGGAGTGGAAATGCTGGCGCGCCAAGTAATGGAAGGGCGCTGCGAGGTGGAAATCCAATACAGCCGCGTGGTGAAGCGGGAAGGAAACCGGAGAGCCCAGGAGGTCCTGGCACAGGTTTTCACCGTCTGCGACGCCGCATGGCGCGGGCTGGGCGTCATTCCCGGAAGCGGGCTGGCAATTGCGGAACGATACAGAGCCTTTGACGCGGAAGTCTCTATACCAGTCACGGTCGAAGAGCCGCAGGAGCCGCTGGCCTGCTTATGCGGGGAAATTCTCAAAGGGAAGGCATCTCCTCCCCAGTGTCCGCTCTTTGGTGCCGCGTGTACACCTGAATCTCCCGTCGGAGCGTGCATGGTATCCTCGGAGGGGACCTGTGCGGCAGTCTTCAAATACGGGCTTTAG
- a CDS encoding HypC/HybG/HupF family hydrogenase formation chaperone: MCVGVPMRIIGIEGTNAVAEIDGVRREASLMLMDEEVGGGDFIVVHAGFAISRLDEEDALQTLELMRELFRPEDML; the protein is encoded by the coding sequence ATGTGTGTAGGTGTCCCCATGAGGATTATCGGCATTGAAGGCACAAATGCAGTGGCGGAAATAGATGGAGTCAGACGGGAAGCGAGCCTGATGCTCATGGATGAAGAGGTCGGGGGGGGGGATTTTATAGTCGTCCATGCGGGGTTTGCCATATCCCGCCTGGATGAAGAAGATGCCCTGCAGACCCTGGAACTGATGCGCGAGCTCTTCCGGCCGGAGGATATGCTATGA